ttaacttaaaaatatattcatatatatattataaaattttttttttttttttgtcaaCAACTAAATAAAactgtttttttttctactttttttgaattatttaaaaaaaaagaaacacaattattaatataattaaaattatacNNNNNNNNNNNNNNNNNNNNNNNNNNNNNNNNNNNNNNNNNNNNNNNNNNNNNNNNNNNNNNNNNNNNNNNNNNNNNNNNNNNNNNNNNNNNNNNNNNNNNNNNNNNNNNNNNNNNNNNNNNNNNNNNNNNNNNNNNNNNNNNNNNNNNNNNNNNNNNNNNNNNNNNNNNNNNNNNNNNNNNNNNNNNNNNNNNNNNNNNNNNNNNNNNNNNNNNNNNNNNNNNNNNNNNNNNNNNNNNNNNNNNNNNNNNNNNNNNNNNNNNNNNNNNNNNNNNNNNNNNNNNNNNNNNNNNNNNNNNNNNNNNNNNNNNNNNNNNNNNNNNNNNNNNNNNNNNNNNNNNNNNNNNNNNNNNNNNNNNNNNNNNNNNNNNNNNNttttttttttttttttttttttttttttatgacaatgtttttgaatatataaataaataaataaataaatatatatatatatatatatatatatatattattgaCAAATATGGAATAAAATAACTTTTTTGAAcaatatgttaatatatacacaacatatatatatgtgtgtttatatatcatttcaaatgttatattattttacattctacatatttctttaatttaTGATTGTTATTgttgtattatatttttatttatatatacttcTTATAATAcagaatattattaaactTCTGAATTTTCTAAGGTtctaaaattttttaattcttcctgtttttatatttttaattatactcctttatattatacttCACCATTAAATGGAAGAActaatttttttccataCCATTTTGCTAAGgcaaaataataaaagaaatctatatataataatgtttgTATTAAACCACCAATCCATCCTACtacattaatatatggTTTGTCATCAAAGAAATATCTATATATCcaatttaatatataaaaagcTCTATATAATCCCATGGTAATAACATAATGGGAAGTAATATTTTCAACTTCTCTTTGTTTTTCCAGTAATACTAGTTGAGGTAATATGGCCACACTTTCTAACCATATGGAAAAGGACCATAAAATGTTATACAAGTTGTAGGTTTTACAGGTTAACAAACTCAAAACTGAAGAAGtaaaaagtaatatatatatatatatatatatatatatatatatgtatatatattaaatatatacatgcaaattttttaatcaaaatcttcaaataaatattttatatataatataagtattcacatatatatgtacgttttattgtttttaatACCTAAACATGGAGGaatcaaatatttttcacTTTTAAAATTGTCTACTTTTCTATTGTATGTTTGAGATATGGGTAATTTCAAtcttattaaatatatagtataCGCTATTGTCAGTATAAAAGTTATTTTCATAACTGTATTGTAAAAACTCACAAAAACAAAGAAGAGATCAATATATCTGTAatggaaaatattaaataaaaaaaaaatatatatatatataaataaataaataaataaatatatatatatatatatatatatatatatatatatgtttacttatttattacaaaatccatatatattttatgtatatatattctttctTCTTACCTGCATAAAAATACTATTAAATACAATTCTTGCATACGACATGATATACCTATACAATTCTTTGATTTCTTTAACTTCATAATAAGTATATACATACTTACTAAGTGCAAAATATCACCAATCAGtctaaatatattcattttgaCATTaacttaaaaaataaataattataaaaaaaaaaaaaaagaaaagagAACTAAATGATTTTATTCTGactataattatatacaagTCTTAAATGTTActataaaattattatattctattcaaaaaaaaaaaaaaaatatacatatatatatatatatatatatataatataatataatataacataaaatatatatctatagaaatataatatggcataaaaaaaaaattataaatatatataattatttatttatacttaaaaaggaaatcgaaaaagtaataaataaacTGTATAAACTTACAgaacaatatttttaaaaaaatttatttcattgttttttttctttctgTGTTATTGCTTGTTTATATTAACCAATTATTGTACTTGgttattctttttttgttttataaataaatacttcaaattatttttttatgtgtataatatatatatttattatataaaacataatatatatatatatatataatatattataatatttatacgtataatatattatatatatataatataaatctattaacataaaatattttgttatggggaaaatattttatattaaaaaaaaaaaaaaatgtaaatataaaaatataatatgttttaaaataaatataattaaaaatagttttcctttttttttgttttttctatattatttaaaatttttataaattatttatgatatttttactatataattaaaaaagaaaaaaaaaaaaaaaaaaaaagatatttaatatatataaattatattatatacatatattgttatataatatatatatatatatatatatatatgaatatattaataaatatattcatatatagcaataaataataataataaaatggGAAGATATTTACATACAAATATAcattgtatatataatatacatttaaatattatatatatatatatatatataaatataaatggtatttaatattatatattttatgtgcatattaaaaaaaaaaattaataaatatattattttgaaactgtataaaaatatatatatatatatatatattgtattataattttatactTTTGTGAGAATTCTCtttcattataaaaattgaaaatatataattatataaatacgaatattttattatattttacaatatgaaaatatttataatatgttaaagaaaaaattcaatagatttaataaaagtgcttattttaaatgataatattatattttttaattatgtttttattctttataatttaattaaattttttttttatttagaaaaattattattatttttttttttcttttattacactaataatactaatatatattatatatatataagaattcAAAACAATTATTAGTTtattctttcttttttattttattttattttatttttggtTTTGTTTGTGTAAAAGAAAACAATATggtaaataaataaaaaaataaaaaaggtGGTCATGTCACAAATACTTTGTTATTTTACCATGCATATAAAGAACACgaagttatatatatttttagttccttacacatataaaatatatgaataaaaataaataaataaataaaaatatatttatatatattatataaatatatataataaaataagaaataaaataaattaaaaggtgaacatatttttattatctatatattcTTAATG
The genomic region above belongs to Plasmodium reichenowi strain SY57 chromosome 13, whole genome shotgun sequence and contains:
- a CDS encoding ER lumen protein retaining receptor, putative, with product MNIFRLIGDILHLVSMYILIMKLKKSKNCIGISCRMQELYLIVFLCRYIDLFFVFVSFYNTVMKITFILTIAYTIYLIRLKLPISQTYNRKVDNFKSEKYLIPPCLVLSLLTCKTYNLYNILWSFSIWLESVAILPQLVLLEKQREVENITSHYVITMGLYRAFYILNWIYRYFFDDKPYINVVGWIGGLIQTLLYIDFFYYFALAKWYGKKLVLPFNGEV